The Aspergillus chevalieri M1 DNA, chromosome 5, nearly complete sequence genome includes a region encoding these proteins:
- a CDS encoding uncharacterized protein (COG:S;~EggNog:ENOG410PIB2;~InterPro:IPR001810,IPR036047;~PFAM:PF00646;~go_function: GO:0005515 - protein binding [Evidence IEA]), translated as MTYSLRRSGEKLKGVIKMARWLRNQSGGYTGEGNGSGRCHLLELPIELLLEIMSHLTEVPQASLALTCKSLFVISGAVFENESLHFSRDFAPLFHHYRNGHNFLTPRWQLISLLEDHKWQACSGCLKLHPRSAFTSRELKRKPEDRVCNLGELAGVVDLCPCRKLTYQDKMDLIELLRLRQQSISLLNAEFGNGVRERFCWHSCTQDYGSTVLNISIYPELDQQDKLQIRTEYRLSIEAGQLGKEENMTPRFGCAHRSVDLWLASSCQTSVCRLPRDICASCKRISICNACNAFLKCPHKQPNHSNGRANYFFWVQRCLGSASPVPDSEWANQRIHPAAPSVNIDTCSEMCPWTVREHPPPEGPPSLGMDIIDSAVNDQSFNQLYSSIHMI; from the coding sequence ATGACATATAGTCTCCGGCGTTCCGGAGAAAAGTTGAAGGGTGTGATAAAAATGGCTCGCTGGCTACGGAATCAAAGCGGTGGATATACTGGTGAGGGAAATGGCTCTGGCCGGTGTCATCTTTTAGAGCTGCCCATAgagctgctgctggagaTCATGTCACATTTGACTGAGGTCCCACAGGCATCTCTAGCGCTCACCTGCAAGAGTCTCTTTGTCATTTCTGGGGCAGTCTTCGAAAACGAATCACTCCATTTCAGTCGAGACTTCGCACCTCTCTTTCACCATTACCGGAACGGACATAACTTCCTTACTCCCCGATGGCAACTCATCAGCCTGCTCGAGGATCACAAATGGCAAGCATGTTCTGGATGTCTGAAGCTTCACCCTAGAAGTGCATTCACATCGCGAGAACTGAAACGGAAACCGGAAGACCGTGTCTGTAACCTGGGAGAGCTGGCTGGTGTAGTCGACTTGTGCCCGTGCAGAAAGTTGACTTACCAGGACAAGATGGACCTCATTGAGCTTCTAAGATTGCGCCAGCAGTCGATAAGTCTCCTGAATGCAGAGTTTGGAAACGGTGTTAGAGAACGTTTTTGTTGGCATTCCTGTACTCAGGATTACGGGTCGACAGTATTGAATATCAGCATTTACCCTGAGTTGGACCAACAAGATAAACTTCAAATACGAACCGAGTACCGCCTTTCGATTGAGGCAGGCCAACTGGGGAAAGAGGAGAACATGACGCCACGATTTGGGTGCGCGCATCGGTCCGTCGACCTATGGCTTGCTAGTTCTTGTCAAACCTCCGTCTGTCGGCTTCCTAGGGATATTTGCGCTTCCTGCAAGCGAATATCCATCTGCAATGCCTGCAATGCCTTCTTGAAATGCCCACACAAGCAGCCAAATCATTCCAATGGCCGAGCGAACTACTTCTTCTGGGTCCAGCGATGCCTCGGCAGCGCTTCCCCGGTCCCTGATTCCGAATGGGCAAACCAGAGAATTCACCCTGCCGCACCGTCAGTTAATATTGACACTTGCAGCGAAATGTGTCCTTGGACTGTCCGCGAACACCCTCCTCCCGAGGGGCCACCGTCCCTGGGAATGGACATAATCGACTCCGCGGTGAATGATCAATCATTCAACCAACTATATTCCTCTATACACATGATTTGA